CACTCTTAATATCAATCCGCCAGCCGGTCAGCTTAACCGCCAGACGCACATTCTGTCCTTCTTTACCAATACCCAAACTCAGCTGGCGGTCAGGTATGACCACAATAGCAGATTTTTCAGCTTCGTTCAGAATAACTTTTGTAACCTGAGCCGGGCTAAGTGAATTGGCAATAAAATTAGCTATTTCACTATCCCAGGCCACCACATCTATCTTTTCGCCGTTCAGCTCACTGACAATATTCTGAATGCGGATACCCCGCAAACCCACACAGCAACCCACCGGGTCAATCCCCGGCTGTAAAGCGCCTACCGCTACTTTAGAGCGTGAACCGGCTTCACGGGCAACCGCCTTTATCTCTACCAGCTGGTTAAAAACCTCCGGCACTTCCATTTCAAACAGACGCCGTACCAAACCGGGGTGAGAACGCGAAACAATAACAGCCGGGCCTTTGGCTGTTTTAGCCACATCCACTACATACACCTTTATACGCTGCCCGGCCCGATACCTTTCACCGTATGCCTGTTCGCTGGCGGGCATTATGGCTTCCACCCGGCCTATATCAACAGTAATCTGCTTGGGCTCTATACGCTGAACCACGCCTACCAGGGTGTCACCCGCCTTGGAGGCATATTCGTCAAAAATAGCCGTATTTTCCGCTTCATGCAGACGCTGCAGGATAACCTGCTTGGCAGTTTGGGCAGCAATACGCCCGGCATCAGCCGGAGTATCTTCAACCATCATAAGGTCGCCTATCTTGGCATCAGCTTTCAGCCGTTTGGCCTCAAGCAAACGCATTTCCTGGCGGCTGTCAGTCACTTTTTCAACTACCAGCTTTTCGGCCATGACCTTTACCTTGCCAGTCAGCTGGTCTATCTTCACCGCGATATTCTGGTTTGGAGCAAAGCTCTCTTTACGATAAGCCGATACCAAAGCCGACTCAACGGTAGCAAGTACTACTTCCTTTGGCAGATTCTTTTCTGCCGAGAGCTGGGTGATAGCGAGCAAAAAGTCGCTTTTCATCTCGGTTATGTATCCTCCTCAGTTTATCCCGATACAACAAAAAAGTGGGTTTGAACCCACCTCAACAACGTGATTTAGCTTTTACAGCAGTATAACACAAACCCCATGCCTTAGCAATACACAGCCGTTCAAAAACTGCCATGCATATCCCGTTGACACCCCCTGTGCTTAACGCTAACATTAACTATTATGCTTGCCAAAGTATCAAGTTGTGCAATTATCGGACTGGAAGGCACTATTGTTGAAGTAGAAGCCGATATCTCGGCCGGGCTGCCCTCATTTACCATTGTAGGGCTGCCTGATACCGCCATTCAGGAGGCCCGCGAACGGGTAAGGGCTGCAATTAGAAACTCCGGTTTCACCTTTCCGGTAAAGCGAATTGTGGCCAATCTGGCACCGGCTGATTTCAAGAAAGCCGGCCCGGCATATGACCTTTCCATTGCACTGGCTATCCTTATAAGTTCCGAACAGTTAAAAGCAGCAGATGTTTCCAACACAGTGTTTCTGGGGGAACTCTCCCTTGACGGCAGCCTGCGCCATACCGCCGGCATACTGCCTATGTCAGCCCTGGCTTTTCAAAAAGGATACCGCAATATAATTGTACCCGCCTGTGATGCCGCTGAAGCCTCGCTGGTAGAGGGGGCTAACATATTACCCTTTACAACCCTGGCGGAACTGGCGGAATACCTGCAAGGTAACCGCCCGGCACCCGAAGTAACTAAATCTAAAGAAAAACTGAAAAACGATATTCCGGCAAATTATGTTGACCTGTCTTTTATAAAAGGGCAGGAAAATGTAAAACGGGCACTGGAAGTAGCCGCCGCCGGCGGGCACAATATGGTAATGACCGGTCCGCCCGGCAGCGGTAAAACCATGCTGGCAAGGGCACTGGTTTCAATACTTCCGCCCATGACCAGTGCCGAATCTCTGGAAATAACCAAGATATACAGCGTGGCCGGGCTGCTGCCGCCTGATACCCCTTTAATACATAACCGCCCCATCCGCTCCCCCCATTACACCATTTCTTCAGCCGGGCTGGTCGGCGGAGGCACTTTCCCCAAACCGGGGGAAATCAGCTTAAGCCACCGCGGGGTTCTTTTTCTGGATGAACTGCCGGAATTCGGTCACAGCCTGCTTGAGCTTCTCCGCCAGCCTTTAGAAGACAAAACCGTGACCATCAGCCGGGCACAGGGAAGTGTCAGCTTTCCGGCTAACTTTATGCTGGTGGGTGCCATGAATCCCTGTCCCTGCGGGTTTTATGGTGATAATACCAAGCACTGTACCTGCCCGCCGGGTTCGGTAATACGTTACCAACGGCGGATAAGCGGGCCGTTTTTAGACAGGATAGATATAGTTATAGACGTACCCCGCATAGAGTACGAAAAGCTTTCCAGCGAACATCTGGCTGAAACATCTGAAACAGTCCGTCAAAGAGTAGCAAGCTGCAGGATTATCCAGCTTGAGCGTTTTCGCGGCAGCAAAATACTTTCCAAT
This sequence is a window from Dehalococcoides mccartyi 195. Protein-coding genes within it:
- the nusA gene encoding transcription termination factor NusA encodes the protein MKSDFLLAITQLSAEKNLPKEVVLATVESALVSAYRKESFAPNQNIAVKIDQLTGKVKVMAEKLVVEKVTDSRQEMRLLEAKRLKADAKIGDLMMVEDTPADAGRIAAQTAKQVILQRLHEAENTAIFDEYASKAGDTLVGVVQRIEPKQITVDIGRVEAIMPASEQAYGERYRAGQRIKVYVVDVAKTAKGPAVIVSRSHPGLVRRLFEMEVPEVFNQLVEIKAVAREAGSRSKVAVGALQPGIDPVGCCVGLRGIRIQNIVSELNGEKIDVVAWDSEIANFIANSLSPAQVTKVILNEAEKSAIVVIPDRQLSLGIGKEGQNVRLAVKLTGWRIDIKSASDEEVERAEETARKQGETEKPAITEKVIEKQPAAAPAAKAEAEPIEPVMPEAIIAEPAVKETPAKTEAVPEEQGVVVPLNVLDKVAEGDTVKLRFAEDLLPRREIVIDDKNKGKNKKKTVKGKDTAEDGIKLKGKKRRNVTDYESEEIDF
- a CDS encoding YifB family Mg chelatase-like AAA ATPase — protein: MLAKVSSCAIIGLEGTIVEVEADISAGLPSFTIVGLPDTAIQEARERVRAAIRNSGFTFPVKRIVANLAPADFKKAGPAYDLSIALAILISSEQLKAADVSNTVFLGELSLDGSLRHTAGILPMSALAFQKGYRNIIVPACDAAEASLVEGANILPFTTLAELAEYLQGNRPAPEVTKSKEKLKNDIPANYVDLSFIKGQENVKRALEVAAAGGHNMVMTGPPGSGKTMLARALVSILPPMTSAESLEITKIYSVAGLLPPDTPLIHNRPIRSPHYTISSAGLVGGGTFPKPGEISLSHRGVLFLDELPEFGHSLLELLRQPLEDKTVTISRAQGSVSFPANFMLVGAMNPCPCGFYGDNTKHCTCPPGSVIRYQRRISGPFLDRIDIVIDVPRIEYEKLSSEHLAETSETVRQRVASCRIIQLERFRGSKILSNAEMTPAEIRRFCTLEGDAQNLLRSATKQLFLSARAYHRILKLARTIADLENNDIIKSHHVAEAIQYRPRWQV